The genomic stretch CTTCTATCCCAATATTTTTCCAATTTACTCCATGATTTGGGATCTGCCCTATGAATGGCTTCACCAAATCCAAATATATCACTTTTTAAATCAGTTTGTGCTTTATTCACTGCTGCTTCCATTGCTTTTTTTATTTTTTCTCCCAATTTTTTTTCTAATTTATAAATATTCTCAGATTTAGACAAATCCATTTCGGATCCTGCATCACCGATGGTAGCTTCTGTCCAAAGTTCAACATCTATTTTCGGTTCTCCATCTTCTACCTTGCCCTTTACTTTTGTGTTTGTTCTAATTAATTCAATAGCAATTTTCTCCTTTTCGTTAGAAGAAACCACAACAATGGTACTTTTTACTTTACCTATTATATAATTGTATCCTTTGCTTTCTTCTTCATTTAGCCAACCAACAAGCTTATCTTTCCTAAAACCACCAATATTAGTAATTTCTACAATAGTAGAGGGCTGAACCCTTTCTAAATTTTTTGTAGACATTCCTACTTCTTTCTCTCCCTTTATAGAAACCCCTGTCAATACTGGATTTTTTCCTTTACTAACTAAGCTATTTATCAATTCATCTAGTTGAACATGATGGGTTGGACCCCAGGACTTTTGAGACATTTCCAATGAGGAGAATATTTTATTTGCTGGGATTTGCTCTACTGGGGTCAAAACATTTAAAAGTTTTTCAGCCTTTGTATCTTTTGCTACTAATATATAAAAGTCTGTACGCAGTTCATGATCCCTAGAGAAATAATCTAAAGTTTCCCCTATGCCTTCTTCTGCTAATTCTTCACCATATATAAGTAATCTCAGATGGGCCATATATATTTTTCTGGGTGTTTCAACGGTCAATCTTCTTAGAGCTTCTAATATGGTTTCTCCTGAAGTTCGATATGTAGTGACTGCTGTACGGGTAGAGGTTTTTTCGCTTGCAACTTCTCCTGGGTTGATAAGTTGTACTGTAACAAGATAGCCTTCTTCACTTTTGTCAATTCCAATTGCCGTAGCAATGGCAAGTTCATTTATTTCCCGCTTACTCCAGCAGCCAGTTAAAAGACTTATAAAAATGGTTAGTATCAAGAGTCGAATAATTTTATATTTCATAGAAAAACTCCTTTATAGAATACCCTATTATTTATTATTCTTTGTTGGCTTTGGTTTTGCCATTGTTGGACTTTGTTGACGAATCACATTTTCCTGGTTCATTAAACGGGGCCTAGAAAACATGGCAAAGTGAGGAAAACGTAAAATTACATCCTTCTGATCAGCCCAAATAAAAGGGGCTATTGGATCCATATAAGGGATACCGAAGGAGCGTAGACTACAAAGATGAAGAGTTAGTGCAATAAGCCCTAAGGTAATACCAAATAGTCCAAAGGTGGAGGCTAATAGCATGAATATAAAACGTAAAATTCTAACGGCAATAGCCATATTAAATGAAGGAGCCACAAAGCTACTAATGGCTGTAATGGATACCACAATTACCATTACAGGTGAAATTATACCAGCTTGAACTGCTGCTTCCCCTAATACTAAAGCTCCAACGATGGATATGGCAGCTCCAGCAGCCCTAGGCATTCGAACTCCAGCTTCACGCAAAATTTCAAAGGTAATTTCCATCAGTAGTGCTTCAATTAAAGCAGGAAATGGAACTCCATCTCGTTGTGCTGCAATACTAATAAGAAGAGATGTTGGTATCATTTCCTGGTGAAAGGTAGTAATGGCAATATAAATAGATGGTGTAAGTAGTGCGACGAAAAATGAAAGATAGCGAATGATACGAACCATTGTAGCAATATCAAAACGTTCATAATAGTCTTCTGCAGCTTGGAAAAATTGTACAAATAAAGCTGGCACTAAAAGAACAAATGGTGTTCCGTCTACAATTATGGCTATTCGTCCTTCTAAAAGACCAGCTGCTATACTATCAGGTCGTTCCGTATTATATACAGTAGGAAAGGGAGTATAGGTTTCATCTTGAATGAGTTCTTCAATATATCCACTTTCCAATATGCCATCAATATCAATTTGATCAAGGCGTCTACGTACTTCTTTAACAGTATTATCATTTGCTACTCCTTTTATATATGCTACTGCCACATCAGTCTTTGTTCTTCGCCCAATTTGCTTTGTTTCTATCCAAAGATTAGGGTCTTTTATTCTTCGACGAATCAGTGCAGTATTGGTTCTTAGAGTCTCTGAAAAACCATCCTTTGGCCCTCTTATAACCGATTCTGAATCTGGGGCTGTAACCCCTCGGTCTTTCCATCCCCGTGAACTTGCGGAAAAACCTTCAGAATATCCATCAATTAATATGA from Anaeromicrobium sediminis encodes the following:
- a CDS encoding Ger(x)C family spore germination protein; protein product: MKYKIIRLLILTIFISLLTGCWSKREINELAIATAIGIDKSEEGYLVTVQLINPGEVASEKTSTRTAVTTYRTSGETILEALRRLTVETPRKIYMAHLRLLIYGEELAEEGIGETLDYFSRDHELRTDFYILVAKDTKAEKLLNVLTPVEQIPANKIFSSLEMSQKSWGPTHHVQLDELINSLVSKGKNPVLTGVSIKGEKEVGMSTKNLERVQPSTIVEITNIGGFRKDKLVGWLNEEESKGYNYIIGKVKSTIVVVSSNEKEKIAIELIRTNTKVKGKVEDGEPKIDVELWTEATIGDAGSEMDLSKSENIYKLEKKLGEKIKKAMEAAVNKAQTDLKSDIFGFGEAIHRADPKSWSKLEKYWDRRFENLEVNIKVIAKIRRQGTITKSFYKEVKE
- a CDS encoding spore germination protein, with the protein product MKSIWRLFKTKSKSTKPNQNTQRKNNNQQGPLKASLQENIQLVKETLGESSDIVIREFYAGEKSQMKIGIIYTEGLADTELIQDFIMKPLTLDIRMTHLEPSVCSHKETLQILKDFVLPKGSIKEISDLENLFLHLLSGDTIILIDGYSEGFSASSRGWKDRGVTAPDSESVIRGPKDGFSETLRTNTALIRRRIKDPNLWIETKQIGRRTKTDVAVAYIKGVANDNTVKEVRRRLDQIDIDGILESGYIEELIQDETYTPFPTVYNTERPDSIAAGLLEGRIAIIVDGTPFVLLVPALFVQFFQAAEDYYERFDIATMVRIIRYLSFFVALLTPSIYIAITTFHQEMIPTSLLISIAAQRDGVPFPALIEALLMEITFEILREAGVRMPRAAGAAISIVGALVLGEAAVQAGIISPVMVIVVSITAISSFVAPSFNMAIAVRILRFIFMLLASTFGLFGITLGLIALTLHLCSLRSFGIPYMDPIAPFIWADQKDVILRFPHFAMFSRPRLMNQENVIRQQSPTMAKPKPTKNNK